In Archocentrus centrarchus isolate MPI-CPG fArcCen1 chromosome 22, fArcCen1, whole genome shotgun sequence, one DNA window encodes the following:
- the LOC115773036 gene encoding transcription factor 7-like 1-B — protein MLPYLRPVSVLNGVLVCDFIPPCPAVNTPTPKKRKRQDEQEEQHIKKPPNAFMIFLKEQRAKVKAEMDISGNATLNAVMGERWKSLSWDQQAKYYEQADQERRLHAQKYPNWSAKANYGKKRRGRRSSTCSSGKRRLLGITVTFSWETP, from the exons ATGTTGCCATACCTGCGTCCTGTCAGTGTATT GAACGGTGTGTTGGTGTGCGACTTCATTCCACCCTGTCCTGCAGTCAACACACCCACTCCAAA AAAGAGGAAGCGTCAGGACGAGCAGGAAGAGCAGCACATCAAGAAGCCACCAAACGCATTCATGATTTTTCTGAAGGAGCAGAGGGCAAAGGTTAAAGCAGAAATGGACATCAGTGGGAATGCCACCCTTAATGCAGTCATGGGAGAGAGG TGGAAATCGCTGTCGTGGGACCAGCAGGCAAAGTATTATGAGCAGGCTGATCAAGAGAGGAGGCTCCATGCCCAGAAATACCCAAACTGGTCTGCCAAAGCTAACTAC ggcaaaaagaggagaggaaggcgCAGCTCCACCTGCAGCTCAGGTAAGAGGAGATTACTGGGAATCACAGTGACTTTTTCATGGGAAACGCCATGA